In Bacteroidota bacterium, a genomic segment contains:
- a CDS encoding KamA family protein, producing MKERITHVRDSFEESDSLDRISISIKAHRLLKQLLEENPLIERFLEETDNVEDFRNRIRKWVLSSVENNRIVHQIYKDKANLSGVYHKLGWQDIAAIRLLDYLDHAGNSYVDLNLHGLKVKNTPFKFIYLAYKDGTGGASPAFFKDMIELFHQFMGTKIRVMPSKKRVMDWMERYPSGMHPAIVRMRLKNRERIINIIIDRVDKGLSFHPKYIFENGMSYQAKFEKVLDWWNDWQFHLSFAIRSSNLLNEMLDNSLDSSTMSILRDAELKGIPIFVNPYYLSLLNVKAPDFAVGADMAIRSYVFYTRQLINEFGKIVAWEKEDTVRPDQPNAAGWLLPDYHNVHRRYPEVAILIPDTIGRACGGLCASCQRMYDFQSGHLNFEMDELRPKETWPIKLKRLLKYFETDSQIRDILITGGDALMSRDMSLKLIFDAIYEMAEQKKKANKNRKNGEKYAEILRIRLGTRLPVYLPQRITPKLIKILSDFRNKASSIGIRQFFIQTHFESPMEVTPESKEAIRKLISAGWHVTNQQVYTASTSRRGHTIKLRKILNDIGVLPYYTFTVKGYAENYSNFVNNARIVQEQQEEKVYGKLPDDIVKSLGEFLNDPAGIHKSLNEIRTSFDLPFIATDRNVLNLPGVGKSMTFRVIGITHDGRRILKFDYDHTRNHSPIIEQMGKVIIIESKSISDYLQQLDEMGENLNEYENIYGYSLGETEIRLPIYDYPFYDFEVTPHYTNLCLSQDSIN from the coding sequence ATGAAAGAGAGAATCACCCATGTAAGGGATTCATTTGAAGAGAGTGATTCCTTAGACCGGATTTCCATCAGTATTAAAGCACATCGGCTGTTGAAACAATTGTTGGAGGAGAATCCGCTGATAGAACGATTTTTAGAGGAAACAGATAATGTGGAGGATTTCAGGAACCGGATAAGAAAATGGGTATTATCATCTGTCGAAAATAATAGAATAGTTCATCAGATTTATAAAGATAAAGCTAATCTATCTGGCGTATATCATAAACTGGGCTGGCAGGATATAGCGGCTATCCGTCTGCTTGACTACCTCGACCATGCAGGGAATTCTTATGTTGACCTGAATCTTCATGGATTAAAGGTAAAAAATACACCGTTTAAGTTCATCTACCTGGCTTACAAAGATGGCACAGGAGGTGCTTCCCCGGCGTTTTTTAAAGATATGATCGAGCTGTTTCATCAATTTATGGGCACAAAAATACGGGTCATGCCCTCTAAAAAGCGGGTCATGGATTGGATGGAACGTTATCCCTCCGGTATGCATCCGGCTATTGTCAGGATGCGGCTAAAAAACCGGGAGCGGATAATCAACATCATTATCGACAGGGTTGACAAAGGGTTATCTTTTCACCCGAAGTACATCTTTGAAAATGGAATGTCGTACCAGGCAAAGTTCGAAAAGGTTTTAGATTGGTGGAATGACTGGCAGTTTCATTTATCCTTTGCGATACGCTCATCAAATCTTCTTAACGAAATGCTTGACAACTCGCTTGATAGCTCAACTATGTCAATCCTCAGGGATGCAGAGCTAAAAGGTATTCCTATCTTTGTAAATCCTTATTATCTTTCATTATTAAATGTCAAAGCTCCTGACTTTGCCGTTGGAGCAGACATGGCCATACGCAGTTATGTATTTTATACACGTCAATTAATCAATGAATTCGGAAAGATTGTGGCATGGGAGAAGGAGGATACCGTCAGACCTGATCAACCTAATGCTGCAGGATGGCTTCTACCTGATTATCATAATGTACATCGTCGTTATCCTGAAGTTGCTATCCTGATCCCTGACACAATTGGCAGGGCCTGCGGCGGTTTGTGTGCCTCATGCCAACGTATGTATGATTTCCAGAGTGGACACCTCAACTTTGAAATGGATGAACTTCGGCCTAAAGAAACATGGCCTATAAAATTAAAACGATTGCTGAAGTATTTTGAAACAGATTCTCAGATTCGTGATATCCTGATCACAGGAGGTGATGCGTTGATGAGCCGCGATATGTCATTGAAGCTTATTTTTGATGCAATTTATGAAATGGCAGAGCAAAAAAAGAAAGCAAATAAGAATCGGAAAAATGGAGAGAAATATGCTGAAATACTTAGGATTAGGCTTGGAACCCGTTTGCCTGTTTACCTGCCTCAACGCATAACGCCTAAGTTGATCAAAATTCTTTCTGATTTTCGTAACAAAGCCTCTTCAATAGGAATACGCCAGTTCTTTATTCAAACCCATTTTGAATCACCAATGGAAGTCACTCCAGAGTCGAAGGAGGCGATAAGAAAGCTGATATCAGCAGGATGGCATGTCACAAACCAACAGGTATATACTGCAAGTACTTCACGAAGAGGACATACCATTAAGTTAAGAAAAATCCTTAATGATATTGGTGTACTGCCCTACTATACTTTCACTGTTAAAGGATATGCAGAAAATTACAGCAATTTCGTCAATAATGCCAGGATTGTACAGGAACAACAGGAAGAAAAGGTATATGGTAAACTCCCCGATGACATTGTCAAATCGTTGGGGGAATTTTTAAATGATCCTGCAGGGATTCATAAAAGCCTGAACGAAATAAGAACATCATTCGATTTACCCTTTATTGCTACTGACAGAAATGTTCTGAATCTTCCAGGCGTTGGAAAAAGCATGACCTTCCGTGTTATAGGGATAACACATGATGGCAGGAGAATACTAAAATTTGACTATGATCATACCAGAAACCATAGCCCTATTATTGAACAAATGGGAAAGGTCATTATCATTGAATCCAAATCAATAAGTGACTACCTCCAACAGCTTGATGAAATGGGTGAAAACTTAAACGAGTACGAGAACATCTATGGTTATTCTCTTGGTGAAACTGAGATCAGACTACCGATATATGATTACCCATTCTATGATTTTGAAGTTACACCCCATTATACTAATCTTTGTTTATCACAAGATAGTATCAATTAA
- a CDS encoding IS1380 family transposase, whose product MHKITSIKAIGKQKSVDFLLPSLFNLSKFNRKKVEVRFNFEQVSNDGGLLLLNEVDNQIGLIGNLAACINDKRHQGYVKHSIEAMLRQRIMQIAAGYEDGNDCNTLRNDGILKICSKQEQSLATQPTMSRFENQLGGKELYNMAKAFVDQFIASYTSQPEAIILDCDDTSALTYGQQELALFNTYYGDNCYMPLHIYEGLSGKLITTILKPGRRSKSVNVFAITRRLIDYLRQYWPKTIIILRGDSHFCSKEFMDWAEGENNVEFITGLAGNAVLNQNAMITIESAQREYNSCGKPIKRYHSFEYQANTWEHPQRVVVKVEVNSMGTNIRYITSSMRCIRTKALYENAYCARGAAELRIKDHKTYLLSDRMSCSSFLANQFRLFMHSAAYVLIHTLQKEVLTGTEYCKATMKTIQLKLIKAAARVKILKTKVQIELPAEFYSKWAFERCFRLFEVIRV is encoded by the coding sequence ATGCATAAAATTACTTCAATAAAAGCAATCGGCAAGCAAAAATCGGTAGATTTTTTGCTTCCCTCCCTTTTTAATCTATCGAAATTTAACAGGAAGAAAGTTGAAGTCCGCTTCAATTTTGAGCAGGTCTCAAATGATGGAGGCTTGTTGTTACTCAATGAGGTTGATAACCAGATTGGACTTATTGGCAATCTGGCGGCATGTATCAACGATAAGCGTCACCAGGGATACGTGAAGCATAGTATAGAAGCTATGCTCAGACAACGCATCATGCAGATAGCCGCCGGATATGAAGACGGCAACGATTGTAACACCCTGCGAAATGATGGCATTCTGAAAATATGTTCAAAGCAGGAGCAATCACTTGCAACCCAACCCACGATGAGTCGGTTTGAGAATCAGTTGGGCGGGAAAGAACTATACAATATGGCCAAAGCATTTGTTGATCAGTTTATTGCTTCTTACACAAGCCAACCCGAAGCAATTATCTTAGACTGCGATGACACAAGCGCATTAACATACGGACAGCAGGAACTGGCCTTGTTCAACACATATTATGGCGACAATTGCTATATGCCACTGCACATATACGAGGGATTATCCGGCAAGTTGATCACCACCATCCTTAAGCCCGGGCGCAGGAGCAAAAGTGTAAATGTGTTCGCTATTACGCGAAGGCTGATTGATTATCTGCGGCAATACTGGCCTAAGACAATCATTATCCTGCGTGGCGACAGTCATTTTTGCTCAAAAGAATTTATGGATTGGGCAGAGGGTGAAAACAACGTTGAGTTTATTACCGGCCTTGCCGGCAATGCGGTGCTGAACCAAAACGCTATGATAACCATTGAAAGTGCGCAACGCGAATACAACTCTTGCGGCAAGCCTATAAAGAGGTATCATTCTTTTGAATATCAAGCCAACACATGGGAACACCCACAACGGGTAGTTGTCAAGGTTGAAGTGAACAGTATGGGAACCAATATCCGCTATATTACAAGTAGCATGCGATGTATCAGGACGAAAGCGCTGTACGAAAATGCCTATTGTGCCAGGGGAGCAGCCGAGTTGCGTATTAAAGATCACAAAACATACCTACTTTCCGATCGCATGTCATGTAGCAGTTTTTTGGCCAACCAATTCCGCTTGTTTATGCACTCTGCCGCATATGTGCTTATCCACACCCTTCAAAAAGAGGTGCTTACAGGTACAGAGTATTGCAAGGCAACAATGAAAACCATACAGCTCAAACTGATAAAAGCAGCAGCCCGGGTTAAAATACTGAAAACCAAAGTACAAATCGAATTACCTGCAGAGTTTTATAGTAAATGGGCATTCGAGAGATGTTTCAGGCTGTTTGAGGTAATACGGGTTTAA
- a CDS encoding amino acid permease gives MDATMIGVGAMIGAGIFVLIGIAAGVAGPGLLLTFILNGIVALLTAMSYAELGSCYHDAGGGYLWVKEGLPKWNGFISGWMSWFAHAVACSLYAIGFGAYFEHVLHELSVTLPQWGFLSPQKILAMSAALLFGYINFRGASETGKIGNLVTITKIIILLIFVGFGLELILRQGDWQAIFHPFLPQGVGGVFKAMGLTFIAFQGFEVIAQSSEEIKNPKKNIPRAVFLSLLIVIPIYLLVAFVALGAVSPQGMAPWDYLAKQKEIALVNVARNFFIGGGVMILVGGLISTMSALNATIYSSSRVAFAMGRDRNFPSFFSKVHAKNFTPHWSILVSLVIIVFMAISLPIEVVASAADIMFLLLFLQVNLAMIRLRKQRPDLDRGFKVPLFPVLSIAGILMLLFLAVYMFNYSLIAWIVAGIWITIGFVVYRFYAAHREVEHIRKVNILDRILKKEYSILVCLSSQKTLNSLTTIAFAFAKKYDAKIIFLYVIELPEGVRLSPDQTELEPAKKLLNEAERMAEEAGIFAKSVIKISHRISQGILDTAVEENCNFILTGRKKKTSVPEQIFSLVLDTVLQKSTNEVAVIHGSIIPGNIRNILIPFNDDAHTRLALEMAPALVDYFNARLTIAIVFSPKTTAAERQKKIDRINELIRENKLQAQIDVITDEDILNGILIAAQHTDLLVMGGRTGVFIELFFVNSLIRDITEQVPCPVLWLKEYEKKRSFMSSLFIQHKTIGET, from the coding sequence ATGGATGCCACCATGATAGGTGTTGGGGCAATGATTGGAGCAGGTATCTTTGTACTGATCGGTATAGCTGCCGGGGTTGCCGGGCCAGGATTATTACTCACTTTTATCTTAAATGGGATAGTTGCATTACTCACTGCGATGTCTTATGCTGAACTCGGATCTTGCTATCATGACGCCGGTGGTGGATATCTATGGGTAAAAGAAGGATTACCCAAATGGAATGGTTTTATTTCTGGATGGATGAGCTGGTTCGCACATGCTGTAGCATGCAGTCTTTATGCCATCGGTTTTGGAGCTTACTTTGAACATGTTTTACATGAACTTTCTGTAACGCTTCCGCAATGGGGTTTTCTTTCCCCTCAGAAGATTTTAGCCATGAGTGCGGCATTACTTTTTGGATATATTAATTTCCGCGGTGCGTCAGAAACAGGAAAAATTGGTAATCTGGTGACTATAACCAAAATCATAATCCTTCTCATTTTTGTAGGATTTGGATTAGAATTGATTCTGCGACAAGGTGACTGGCAGGCGATATTTCACCCTTTTTTGCCACAAGGTGTTGGTGGTGTTTTTAAGGCTATGGGGCTGACATTCATTGCCTTTCAGGGATTTGAAGTGATTGCCCAGAGTTCGGAGGAGATTAAAAATCCAAAAAAGAATATCCCCAGGGCAGTCTTTCTTTCATTATTGATCGTGATACCAATTTATTTACTTGTAGCTTTTGTTGCACTGGGCGCAGTTTCTCCCCAGGGCATGGCACCATGGGATTACCTGGCAAAACAGAAAGAGATTGCCTTGGTTAATGTTGCCCGGAATTTCTTTATTGGTGGAGGTGTGATGATCCTTGTTGGTGGTCTGATCTCCACAATGTCGGCCCTGAATGCCACCATATACTCCTCATCGCGTGTGGCATTTGCCATGGGCCGTGACCGTAATTTTCCTTCGTTTTTCAGTAAAGTTCATGCTAAAAATTTTACGCCTCACTGGAGTATTCTTGTGTCATTGGTAATAATTGTCTTTATGGCAATTTCTTTGCCTATTGAAGTTGTGGCAAGCGCCGCTGATATTATGTTCCTGTTATTGTTCCTGCAGGTTAACCTGGCTATGATACGTCTGCGTAAACAACGCCCTGACCTGGACAGGGGTTTCAAAGTGCCTTTATTCCCGGTATTATCTATAGCAGGTATTCTGATGCTGCTGTTCCTGGCTGTTTATATGTTCAATTATAGTCTGATAGCCTGGATCGTTGCGGGAATATGGATAACCATTGGATTTGTTGTATATCGCTTTTACGCTGCACACAGGGAGGTAGAACATATCCGTAAAGTGAATATCCTCGATAGGATACTCAAAAAAGAATACAGCATCCTGGTCTGTCTGTCGAGTCAGAAAACTTTAAATAGTCTGACAACCATTGCATTTGCATTTGCCAAAAAGTATGATGCCAAAATTATTTTTTTGTATGTGATTGAATTGCCTGAGGGAGTGAGGCTTAGTCCTGATCAGACAGAATTGGAACCTGCTAAAAAACTCCTTAATGAAGCAGAACGTATGGCTGAAGAAGCAGGCATATTTGCAAAATCCGTCATCAAGATTTCGCACAGGATCTCGCAGGGAATTTTGGATACGGCAGTGGAAGAAAATTGCAATTTCATTTTGACCGGCCGGAAGAAAAAAACAAGTGTCCCTGAACAGATCTTTTCATTGGTCCTCGACACTGTACTGCAAAAGTCTACAAACGAAGTAGCGGTTATTCATGGAAGTATCATTCCCGGAAATATCCGCAACATTTTGATCCCTTTTAACGATGACGCACATACTCGACTGGCTCTGGAAATGGCACCTGCATTGGTTGACTATTTCAATGCAAGATTAACCATCGCCATTGTTTTTAGTCCTAAAACAACTGCTGCTGAACGTCAGAAGAAAATTGACAGAATTAATGAACTGATAAGGGAGAATAAACTTCAGGCACAGATTGATGTGATAACGGATGAAGACATTCTGAATGGCATTCTGATAGCAGCCCAGCATACTGATTTGTTGGTAATGGGTGGCAGGACTGGGGTTTTTATCGAGTTATTTTTTGTCAACTCGCTGATACGGGATATCACTGAACAGGTGCCTTGTCCGGTTCTGTGGCTTAAAGAATATGAGAAAAAAAGATCATTTATGAGTTCTCTTTTTATACAACATAAAACAATAGGAGAAACCTGA
- a CDS encoding ABC transporter permease yields the protein MFFHYFKVALRHLLRNKLFSVINIVGLSIGIAAAILILLYIFNEFSYDRFHENKDRIYRVLVKQDRAESSDITAIATAGIGPSMKEELPEVEDVVRLSSPSGGYLTSQNTNYDIARIVYADSSFFDVFSFHLISGNPKTALTEPYSLVITQETAHRIFGDKGALNEMVTLDGKNPLRITGIIENPPANSQLQFEALIAFSTLYKMPDMFLDWDGGWNYYTFVALNNQANTEQLATRFPDFMERHINVKYKQYGVILSLMLEPLTKVHLFSIADYDSDTKGDLPTIIIFSVIAVFILLIACINFMNLSTAQSVYRAKEVGMRKVVGATKSEIIKQFLGESLVISFLSFILALAMVNLAMPWFNMLTNTRLDLFHSSNIFLIPSLAALIVITGVIAGSYPAFYMTRFQPTRIIKGVFTSAKGKLVIRNLLVIFQFIISSALILSTLVIFTQTRFLKTKPLGFQKQNIILIPLYSEKVREKYEVVKNAFRTVPGAIDVGATTGVPGHGLTMNGYLPEGMKEPIMIHVMDVDANLLDVLEIPVVKGRGFSRESEADKKAFLINETLARQLNWDDPTGKNIMRDGIHKVIGMVRDFHFSSLHSPIGPLIITMEPWSGYEYLVVKTGGTDIEKMIGALEQEWKSVAPFEPFNYQLLEDYIREGYSNEDFFGKTIFWFAVLAVFIACLGLLGLVAFAAGRRRREIGLRKIFGAGITTIVLKISVEFAILVIIANIIAWPLAWIIMNKWLQNFAFRIGFQPWIFIVTLLLTLLISWLTVIYLTSKLARTNPAEVIKYE from the coding sequence ATGTTTTTCCATTATTTTAAGGTTGCCCTTCGCCATTTATTGAGAAATAAATTATTCTCAGTCATCAACATTGTTGGTCTATCCATTGGCATTGCCGCGGCTATCCTTATCCTTTTATATATCTTCAATGAATTCTCCTATGATCGCTTTCATGAGAACAAGGACCGGATATACCGTGTCCTGGTCAAACAGGACAGGGCTGAAAGCAGTGACATAACCGCCATTGCCACGGCTGGTATTGGACCGTCGATGAAAGAAGAACTTCCTGAAGTAGAAGATGTGGTGAGACTCTCCAGTCCTTCAGGTGGTTATCTTACTTCACAGAATACCAATTATGACATTGCCCGAATTGTATATGCCGATTCATCATTTTTTGATGTTTTTTCTTTTCACCTTATCTCAGGTAATCCCAAAACAGCGCTGACCGAGCCATATTCACTGGTTATCACACAAGAAACCGCACACAGGATATTTGGAGATAAAGGTGCACTGAATGAAATGGTAACCCTTGACGGGAAAAATCCGCTCAGGATAACCGGCATCATCGAGAATCCACCTGCCAATTCACAGCTGCAGTTTGAAGCATTGATAGCCTTCAGCACACTGTATAAAATGCCTGATATGTTTCTCGACTGGGATGGTGGTTGGAATTATTATACGTTTGTGGCTCTGAATAATCAGGCCAACACCGAGCAGTTGGCAACAAGGTTTCCGGATTTCATGGAGAGGCATATAAATGTCAAATACAAGCAATATGGTGTTATTCTCAGCCTGATGCTGGAACCCTTGACGAAGGTGCACCTTTTTTCAATTGCCGATTATGACAGCGACACCAAAGGCGATCTGCCGACTATCATCATTTTTTCCGTCATCGCTGTGTTCATCCTGCTGATAGCCTGCATTAACTTTATGAATCTGTCTACAGCACAATCTGTGTACAGGGCCAAAGAGGTGGGGATGCGGAAAGTTGTTGGTGCGACCAAGTCAGAGATCATCAAACAATTTCTTGGCGAATCATTGGTCATCAGTTTCCTGTCATTCATTCTGGCATTGGCCATGGTAAATCTCGCAATGCCATGGTTCAATATGCTCACTAATACCCGATTAGATCTTTTCCATTCATCAAATATATTCCTCATCCCCTCTCTTGCCGCCCTGATTGTGATCACGGGGGTCATTGCCGGCAGTTATCCTGCCTTTTACATGACCCGGTTCCAGCCGACAAGAATCATAAAAGGTGTTTTTACTTCTGCCAAAGGAAAGCTTGTCATAAGGAACCTGTTGGTTATTTTCCAGTTCATTATTTCATCAGCATTGATCCTTTCCACTTTAGTCATCTTCACCCAGACCAGGTTTCTGAAAACCAAGCCTTTGGGTTTCCAGAAACAGAATATAATCCTGATCCCTTTATACAGTGAAAAGGTCAGGGAAAAATATGAGGTCGTTAAAAACGCCTTTCGAACCGTACCCGGTGCGATAGATGTGGGTGCCACGACCGGCGTGCCGGGACATGGGCTCACGATGAACGGATATCTCCCTGAAGGAATGAAAGAACCGATTATGATTCATGTGATGGATGTGGATGCGAATCTACTGGATGTTCTGGAAATACCTGTTGTCAAAGGCAGGGGATTTTCAAGGGAATCTGAAGCTGATAAAAAGGCCTTCCTCATTAATGAAACCCTTGCCCGGCAACTGAACTGGGATGATCCCACAGGTAAGAATATCATGCGGGACGGTATTCATAAAGTGATTGGCATGGTGAGGGATTTTCACTTCTCCTCACTACACTCACCTATAGGGCCTCTTATCATCACCATGGAGCCCTGGTCAGGCTATGAATATCTGGTAGTCAAGACCGGTGGGACCGATATAGAAAAAATGATTGGCGCACTTGAGCAGGAATGGAAGTCGGTTGCACCATTTGAACCCTTTAATTATCAGCTCCTTGAAGACTACATCCGCGAAGGGTATTCAAATGAAGACTTTTTCGGGAAGACCATATTCTGGTTTGCTGTGCTGGCTGTGTTCATCGCTTGTCTGGGATTACTGGGTCTGGTGGCTTTTGCGGCAGGGCGCCGCCGCCGTGAGATCGGATTGAGAAAAATCTTCGGTGCCGGCATCACCACTATCGTACTGAAAATTTCTGTTGAATTTGCCATACTGGTCATTATCGCCAACATCATAGCCTGGCCTTTGGCGTGGATCATAATGAATAAATGGCTGCAGAACTTCGCTTTCAGAATAGGATTCCAGCCTTGGATATTCATTGTTACATTACTATTGACACTGTTAATTTCCTGGTTGACTGTCATCTATCTGACCAGCAAGCTGGCGCGGACAAATCCGGCTGAGGTGATTAAATATGAATAA
- a CDS encoding TIGR00730 family Rossman fold protein: MIDKNSDDIYLTSEDHIREAITPKNWNEIKTTDAWSVFKVMAELVDGFENLAKIGPCVSIFGSARAKPTNKYYRMAEEMAYLLVKKGFGVITGGGPGIMEAANKGAHFAGGKSVGLNIELPYEQVPNPFIDPDKYLSFHYFFVRKVMFMKYAQGYIVMPGGYGTLDEMFEAITLIQTHKLVKFPIVMVGREYWSGLISWLKEKLLADNKISPEDLEIFQLVDTADEAVKCIEEFYNKYALKPNF, from the coding sequence ATGATTGACAAGAATAGTGATGATATTTATTTGACCAGTGAGGATCACATCAGGGAAGCTATCACGCCAAAGAACTGGAATGAGATCAAAACTACCGATGCGTGGTCGGTGTTTAAAGTCATGGCTGAGCTTGTCGACGGATTTGAGAATCTGGCTAAAATCGGCCCCTGTGTTTCGATTTTTGGTTCAGCAAGGGCAAAACCCACCAACAAATATTACCGCATGGCCGAGGAAATGGCTTACCTGCTGGTTAAGAAAGGCTTTGGCGTCATCACCGGCGGAGGCCCCGGCATCATGGAGGCTGCCAACAAGGGCGCTCATTTTGCGGGAGGTAAATCGGTCGGATTAAATATTGAACTGCCTTATGAGCAGGTACCCAATCCTTTTATCGACCCGGATAAATACCTTTCGTTCCATTATTTCTTTGTCCGTAAAGTCATGTTCATGAAATATGCACAGGGGTATATCGTTATGCCGGGAGGATATGGCACTCTGGATGAGATGTTTGAAGCCATCACACTGATACAAACCCATAAGCTGGTCAAATTCCCCATCGTCATGGTTGGCAGGGAATACTGGAGCGGCCTCATCAGCTGGCTTAAAGAAAAACTGCTGGCTGACAACAAGATTTCCCCTGAAGATCTGGAGATATTCCAGCTTGTGGATACAGCCGATGAGGCAGTCAAATGCATTGAGGAATTCTATAATAAATATGCACTGAAGCCAAATTTCTGA